A segment of the Halocatena salina genome:
CTCTTGTTGTAATTGTTTATTATTGACTGATTTGCGCTCAACTGTTGGCTCTCTTACCATATCCTGTGACGCAGTTGGTGTCATCTCGAAACAGCGACGGATCAACTCCACCTGTTCTCGCATATCTGCGCGATCAGCCGATTCGATTCGATCTCGGGATCGCTGCATTCCCGAAGTATCAGCTTTCACATTGAGTTGCATCCCATCCATCCGAATGGCTGTCTTGTCCGTCTGACACGTAAACCGAGGTGGATCATATCGCTTCAGGGCTCGCCGTTCAGCATCATAGAGTGGCCACGGTTGGGGCTCAGTGACTTGTCCATCACAAAACGGTACAGCCAACTGCTCCATCTCGATGCCGAACCTAGCTCCATCCTGGAGACACGCCCGGGAAGACAGTGACCTAAGGATACTCGCATAACGCTGTGTAGGTCGGTACACGACACGGTTTTCAACCGATTCAAAGGCAGTATAGAATCCAATTTCATCGGCCAAACACCCACTATCCCGGAGATTCATTATGGTCTCATAAGTACTCTTAAAGCCATTCACAATAGCAGCTAAGTACTCTTCAGGAGGCTGATCAGTGTTATTAATTTTAGGAATGTTATCATCCCGTCTGATTCGGCCTGGCTTGGGTTCGACAGACATCACATCCGTATTACTTGCTTTTATCTGTGGGAAAGATAATACATCAAATATGAAATCTTCGGAGGATACTCCTATTCCAGAAGCCCCACTCAGCATCTCAACATCAATATCATCATACATATCCTCACTACCGTATGGAAGCAAACTACTGAGAAGGACACTATTATCAACTAACATTCCAGGCCCTGATCGAGTCGGTTTCCGACTTATACCGATGTATGGATGAAAAACCGTCTCGGCGTCGACTAGTACTGGATATTCACCTGTAGCAATGAAATTCTCATAATGACAATCTGAAAACTCTAAGAAATAGGATATAGATATTAGAGACCCTACCCTCTGATAATACCGCTCAACTGCCTCTCTGTCAGGACATTCCCCGTTCTCAATCCATTCCATCCAACCATAGTCATCACGAACGACGTATGTTGGTGCTTCGAAGTCGGGGACAGGAAGGTAGTCATTAAGCTGATCAAGTACTTGATAGAAGATTGCTCCAGCTTTGACGCTCCGAGGTTTGTACACAACTGTGTGGCCAGATTTGAATCCGACACGCATCACCGCACGTCCATCACCATGTGTATCGTCGGCAAGCGGTTTGAGATCTATTACATCACCAAGACCCCCGTCTATGTCAAACTGATCGGCTATCAGTTCTCGATCTTCTTGTAGACGGTTGCAAAACTCCCGGAAATGCTCTTTCCATTGCTGCATCTGTATCACTAGCAACCGTGCAAAGATAGGATACTCTACACACAGATCAGCTATCCCACCTGTAAATATATATTTAATAAACTCATCATAATATTCAGTGGGTAATTCTTCGAATTCATCAGGGTTAGAAAATGCTAGCTCTCTATCATGATGTGCGATGAACGACTTGAATTCAACATATAGGATTCGAGTAAAACGGATCTCGAAACGGTGTCGGAACCACTCAATCATCACATCAATAATTTCTTTGGAAAAGGCATTTCTAACCGATTCTTCCAAAAATTCATCTCGAACGTGTGCTGCGATAGCGGCCGTTATCTCTCTAAAATGTCTATCATTTCCCATCTCATAGTCAGATTCCCTCTGGTCGAGAGTGAGGGAAACGTTTTCAGGATCTCGCTTCTGCACCGCTGCAACAAGTTCGTCAAGAAGAGAGATCCACTCGGGCAGCGTCTCACTGCTGTCAAGTTTTCCAGAGCTGATTGCTTTCCGACAGTCCTGCCTCGACACTCCCTCATGCTCCAGCCGTTGATCAAATGCCTCTTCACTTGGAAACATTTCTTTCCAAGCCTGAAAGACTTCCTTTACTTCCGCCTCGTTTCGCTCTCCATGTACAAGAGCATCAGGATTAGCAATCCGCTCAAGAAGTGTTCGCGATCGCCCGGCGATAATACGCTTCTGCCTTTTGGTAAATATCTCTGTCATGTATTAGTGGCTATTGGATGGGGGGTGAGTCCCCAGTCTCGATAGTAGTTCTAACATGTGATGCCCGCACTGTTCGCGGAATTTCCAGAGATGGCATTATTGCTATAGTTGATCTAGCTATTGAAATCTTTGACCTCATTGTCTTATATATTAATGTACTTGTATATATTATTTTCCTTTCCAGCAACATTTTAGTGGGTGAGATACCACCCGAAAATCGATAAAAGGAGAAATCCTATATTAGTACTTAGAATATTATAAAAATAATAGATAAAATTAGATAGTTAATGAGATAGCAGAATAGAGAACACTAATACAAAGCAGCAGTGAGAGAGTGTGTCCAGCCCCATTGGTATCGGTTTAGCGCAGGCACTATTCCATAACACGGTGGGACTGAATTAAGAGATCAATGCTGCGAGATAGGATCATTCTCGGTCTCTGGGATCCTCTATGCTGGAAAGCGTGAATCAGGTGTAGTTAGTCAGTGAGATTCCCGGTGGACGTTGATAAATACGGCTTCAGCATTCGTCGACGTCCATTCTTGTGTCAGATCCAGATCTAGCATTTCTCATTCAACGAATAGAACACTGTCATCTGATCGGAGCAACAGATCATACAAGCTTTCGTGGCTAAATAACTTATTAATATTCATTATTACTCACATAAGGATATTATTAATTGTGATCCAGTTCTGCTATATACAATACTATAAATAAAGGGAAAATTTTAATATTATACATGATATCTGTATCTATGATGTCAGCGACTCAATCAAGCACTGACACGACGTACAACTCAACGAACACCGATCTCAAATCTGAGTTTGATAGCGAATTCAAGACAAACGGTGGTAGTGCTACTGACCAGACGTCTCCAGCTAAATGTCCGACAGCAATCTGTACCTCTGGATGTTCATGGAGTTTTGCCTGTAATTGTTAGTAAGAAATAAGGAGTATGGAGTTTGTGTAAGACGGACGGTTCTATGACTAGAGATCACCACAAAGAGGTTGTCTGACACTTCGGTGAGGACGATCTCGATCGGTTGCTCACAGAAACCGCGACGACAAATCAGTGGGCGGCTTATTTTCGTAAAGCGCCTCTACGAAGGCGCAATGCAGAGGGTTTCGCAGACATAGTCAGCAAGTCCTCCACGCCGGCACTCGTTGGGCGTGTCGATGGAATGAGGACGGAGTCAAGGTCCTCACGCCGACTGGATCGGCAGGCTCAGCGATAATGAGCAAGAACAACTCCATGATGGCCAACCGTGAAGCAAACGGGAGATTCAGCACCTCATCAAGTGGAGTTCGACGTCGAGATACATCGTATTCTTAACCGTGGGATAACTCGCAGCGGCTCTACTACGTTGATAATTCACCCATCACCCGACCGCTGGTTCCCATCTTGGAACTAGCGGTCGGCTTCTACACACTCAACAGTGGGAAAGTACAGTCAGCTTTCTCGAAGATCAGACGAAAAAATTCATCTGCGATATCCGAACGGATCCGCGAGCAGAATCCCTGTGTAGATTCCACTCGTCTTAGAACACCACTTCGCGCGTGTGAATACACGCAACCGTGCCTATCAACTCGTGACCGACTCCATCTTTTTACCGATCGGACCCTCTGATCCCGATCCAATCAGACAGGTCTAGAAGTAGCCGAAGTCGGAAGCGTCGCCGCTTATCGTCGAGAGCGCGAACGAATTCCACGCCCGCCGGTGATCTCTTCGAATAACTAACCACCTGCGTGAGCTTCGCCTAATCATGAATCGGTGAGCTCAGTTTTAAGTTTCTCGGCAGTGCTGATATCAAACAGCAGTGAGTGGTGGTTGATCGAGACGATCGGATCGACAATCTTGACGCTGTAGCTGTCAGAGACTTTGTCGCCGAACGGTTCGAATGTATATTATGTCGCAATCCAGAGACCGTACTAACTCTCCACAGCACGCTCTTCTGTAGATCAGCGGAATAGCGTGTTGGCAATCCACACTCTGCATTACGTTCCGGTTTAAGAGCTGAATAGATGAGACAGACAAGCGCCTATTCTAACAGTTCGAGCTAGTTCTGTAGCACTATCAAAAGAGATAATAATAAAGAAACAGAAGTAAGTGAAAAAGAAGATTTAATACCTAGTAGTGTATCTTACTGATTGATGTCAGCAACCCAATCGTCTGGCATGTCGTACAAATTGATGAATACCGACCTTAAGAGTGAGTTTGATAGCGAGTTCGAAACAGATGATGATCTCGACAGTCAGCGTGCAGCCACTGCATTTTTGTGCGCCACAGATTTCTGCACGTACACTCCAGGTTGTCCATAAATACTGCCTCAATTGTTAGCCAATTTTTTTGATTTCTTCGACAGCAGGGTGAGAACAATAGAGTTTGACTCGAGCATATCGGTTGTGAACTGGCAGTCAACAGGTACCGTTACAGACCACCACAATCCCGCGTCAAAGCTCCGGCAGTAAGTCAAGGCGTTCCTTCCAAACTGTGTTATTAGAGCCGACGTTGATACAGTCTTTCCTGATAGCACGAAATGTTACAGTCCGAGGATGACGAACGCTTAGATCACTCATCCAGGCAATGCTCGGTGAAGAGTCCTCGTTTAGGTGTTCACCGGACACCTAGGAGCACCAATTTGATATTCTTCTTAGGACACAAAGAGATCAAATAGGGTGACAGCCGTTTCATCTACGAGCCTCCGTCTTGAGGCATCATCCAAAAGTAAGTAGGCGGCGATCTGCGAGTAGCGCGCAGTCGAGATCGGAAGAAGCATTGCATCAGTTATGGCTCGTCAACTTTACCAACCAAGAAAATCATCAAGCGTTTTTATCGATATAATTTAGAACTCAGAAAAAGATATGAACTGTAATCTTCTGATAGAGACTACTAGGAGCAAACTTCAGACCGGTTTGCGACGCGACCGAGATATTAGTAGTCGCCCAGAACGCCTAGGTGTCGAGAGCGCCTCGTTGCGAAGATCAACACTACGTAGCCGATTCCCAGGTAGAACACTGCTGATCCGAGGAGGATAGCTAATTCCAAGGGGGGAAATTCCCAAACACGGACGCCATTTTTCATCGCTCGTTGAAGGAGAGAACTTCCTTGAGCGAGTGGAAGGAACTTCGTCCACCATAAATCGAAAACCGGTGCTGATATCAATCCGATGAATGCGAACTGCAGGATATTGGTAATGTTACTGATCCGTTTATATAACACGCTAAGACCCCCCATGGCAAAACCAAAACCCAGCGCAGAAGCAATTGTTAGTATCGCTACCGTAATGATGGTTAAGAGATGCAAATTGAGATTGGTTCCAGTCAACAGTAGCATCGCTATGAGGACGAGAAAGGACGTAAGAAACGTCCTGAAAAGGATGGCTACTGCCTTGGCGAAGATCACCGGTCCAAAACCGAACGGAGTGATATAGTGTCGTTCGAGTGTTCCCCAATTGGCCTCAGACTGAATGTCTTTGGCAATTCCCGCATAGGCACCAACTGATAGCGTCCATAAAAAGTACCCAACGATAAGACCCTCAATAGAGTCATTGATTGCCTGACCTGCGATTAAGGATCCTCCGTAGAACATCAACCCAAAGAAAAAGACGTTCATGAATAGCCCAAGTGCAGCGTCAACGGGATATCGTAGCCAGATTAGCAGATCACGATAAACTACAGCTTTCAACAGGTAGTAGTATTCATCCGGATCCCTCACCCAAGCGATATTTGTCATTAGTCACCATCACCCTTCTCGATCGTGTTTGGCTTCATCGATGACTCGCTGCTCTTGGTCAGTTCGACGAACGCCTCTGCTAAGTCCGGCTGGACAGTCTCAATGGAGTCAATATCAATTTCATGATGCTCCATGACATCAGTCAGCCGGTAGAACGTTGCTGAGTCGGCAGCGATTTCAAAACGTGTCTTCCTATTCGTTTGTTCAATGCTTGTCATTCTAAATCGTTCGCGGAGATCGGCAAGGACCACGTCATCAATGTCCCGAACAGTGATCCGGTAGCCTTGTCTCTCGAAGTCTGCAATGAGGGCCTCGACCGTATCGTTGGCAACAATATGTCCTCCACTCATGATCACTACACGGTCACAGATTTCCTCAATAACATCCATGTTGTGACTCGAAAGGACAAGGGTCAAACCACGTTCCTCAGTAAGGCGAACGAGCTCCTGCTGGAGTTTTAGTGAACTCTCGACGTCCAGCCCGAGTGTCGGCTCATCAAGAAACACAACGGAAACGTCCCCAGCCAAGACGCTTGCTAGGGACACTTTTTGTTTCATCCCCCGTGAGAGATCACGCACAGCGGTGTCAGCCTTCTTATCGAGGTCTAGACGCTCCAAAAGCGACTTATGTCGGTCGGCGACAACGGCAGGGTTCTGACCATGGATCGCGGCAAAGTATCGTAGATTCTCTTGGACGGTCAACCGCCAGTAGTCGTTGCGGGCCCCCTCCAGCATCGCGTCGACGTGCTCGTAGGCCTGCTGAGGACGGTCGTATACGTCACTGCCTTGGATTCGTACCTCACCCTCATCGGGAAGTACTA
Coding sequences within it:
- a CDS encoding ABC transporter permease translates to MTNIAWVRDPDEYYYLLKAVVYRDLLIWLRYPVDAALGLFMNVFFFGLMFYGGSLIAGQAINDSIEGLIVGYFLWTLSVGAYAGIAKDIQSEANWGTLERHYITPFGFGPVIFAKAVAILFRTFLTSFLVLIAMLLLTGTNLNLHLLTIITVAILTIASALGFGFAMGGLSVLYKRISNITNILQFAFIGLISAPVFDLWWTKFLPLAQGSSLLQRAMKNGVRVWEFPPLELAILLGSAVFYLGIGYVVLIFATRRSRHLGVLGDY
- a CDS encoding type 2 lanthipeptide synthetase LanM family protein; amino-acid sequence: MTEIFTKRQKRIIAGRSRTLLERIANPDALVHGERNEAEVKEVFQAWKEMFPSEEAFDQRLEHEGVSRQDCRKAISSGKLDSSETLPEWISLLDELVAAVQKRDPENVSLTLDQRESDYEMGNDRHFREITAAIAAHVRDEFLEESVRNAFSKEIIDVMIEWFRHRFEIRFTRILYVEFKSFIAHHDRELAFSNPDEFEELPTEYYDEFIKYIFTGGIADLCVEYPIFARLLVIQMQQWKEHFREFCNRLQEDRELIADQFDIDGGLGDVIDLKPLADDTHGDGRAVMRVGFKSGHTVVYKPRSVKAGAIFYQVLDQLNDYLPVPDFEAPTYVVRDDYGWMEWIENGECPDREAVERYYQRVGSLISISYFLEFSDCHYENFIATGEYPVLVDAETVFHPYIGISRKPTRSGPGMLVDNSVLLSSLLPYGSEDMYDDIDVEMLSGASGIGVSSEDFIFDVLSFPQIKASNTDVMSVEPKPGRIRRDDNIPKINNTDQPPEEYLAAIVNGFKSTYETIMNLRDSGCLADEIGFYTAFESVENRVVYRPTQRYASILRSLSSRACLQDGARFGIEMEQLAVPFCDGQVTEPQPWPLYDAERRALKRYDPPRFTCQTDKTAIRMDGMQLNVKADTSGMQRSRDRIESADRADMREQVELIRRCFEMTPTASQDMVREPTVERKSVNNKQLQQEAERIFKHVRTMATETNDGTYHWTSIKPEKTAETEPLTLRPTDGSVYIGRCGIAIFGAGLYHLTGEDQYREFALKTVRPIREAVQSEQRVPALSNIGGAVGIGSVAYGLTVVSDLLNEQTILADAIRSVDFITEDLIEMDDSYDVIAGAAGTIHGILATHERENSSELVSAAATCGDHLLDNRVTKNGCRVWKTLNDSPPLTGFAHGISGIAYALLRLWDATEDRTYREAALEALEYEAQTYSKTAKNWPDERERTEETYPDQWCYGRSGIGLSRLGMAEYATDDLITQGIERAVNGAVSDEARPFDHLCCGNAGRAEFLIEANERYNQCSGMARELLGGALERKRQTGTYQTLFNGTEIIDPTFFHGISGIGYSMLRIIDPKTLPCVLLWE
- a CDS encoding ABC transporter ATP-binding protein; this translates as MIERDEAAIYVDGLTKTFGSGKNAVTAVEDVSFAVAPGEVIGLLGPNGAGKTTLLKSILGLVLPDEGEVRIQGSDVYDRPQQAYEHVDAMLEGARNDYWRLTVQENLRYFAAIHGQNPAVVADRHKSLLERLDLDKKADTAVRDLSRGMKQKVSLASVLAGDVSVVFLDEPTLGLDVESSLKLQQELVRLTEERGLTLVLSSHNMDVIEEICDRVVIMSGGHIVANDTVEALIADFERQGYRITVRDIDDVVLADLRERFRMTSIEQTNRKTRFEIAADSATFYRLTDVMEHHEIDIDSIETVQPDLAEAFVELTKSSESSMKPNTIEKGDGD